One segment of Solibacillus isronensis DNA contains the following:
- a CDS encoding anthranilate synthase component I family protein — MQQLETHTFYMTKDEFYYSFQEQTATEKQRTFMESGRGGHYSIAAWQPIAKAKSVAQGLELTWKNGETELKTGEALAELEKVIAKYKLEANPKLPDFQGGAIGFISYDYARTIEFLPNEAEDDLQVPDLYFYLFDHWAVHNVQTGEVTLMKFANSEVDLLSWQTDWQQHAVAGLEKRHFNQETAKNMQQDEAELQVSFSGDAFEAAIHKIQHYIGQGDVFQVNLSVRQAKKLSAAPIAMYEAVRSFNPSPYMAYIESEDFAVVSGSPELLVKRKGNELSTRPIAGTRPRGASEEQDLALANELIEHEKERAEHVMLVDLERNDLGRVSKYGTVEVNEFMVIEHYSHVMHIVSNVRGEIAHGKTNADVIRAMFPGGTITGAPKIRTMEIIEELEPVRRGLYTGSIGWIGYTGDLELNIVIRTAYIQDSIAYIQAGAGIVIDSIPENEYIESMNKAKAMWQAKAMAEEVSK, encoded by the coding sequence ATGCAACAACTAGAAACACATACTTTTTACATGACAAAAGATGAATTTTATTATAGTTTCCAAGAACAGACGGCAACGGAAAAACAGCGGACGTTTATGGAAAGCGGTCGTGGAGGGCATTATTCAATCGCCGCATGGCAGCCAATTGCAAAGGCAAAGTCAGTGGCACAAGGTCTTGAACTAACTTGGAAAAATGGAGAAACAGAGCTGAAAACAGGTGAAGCACTCGCGGAGCTGGAAAAAGTGATCGCCAAGTACAAGCTTGAAGCGAATCCGAAACTACCTGATTTCCAAGGTGGGGCAATTGGTTTTATTTCATATGATTATGCGCGCACGATAGAATTCCTTCCAAATGAGGCGGAAGATGACTTGCAAGTACCGGATCTTTATTTTTATTTATTTGATCATTGGGCAGTACATAATGTACAAACAGGTGAAGTGACATTGATGAAATTTGCTAATAGTGAAGTTGATTTACTTTCATGGCAAACGGATTGGCAACAGCATGCGGTAGCCGGATTGGAAAAGCGTCATTTTAATCAGGAAACAGCAAAAAATATGCAGCAGGATGAAGCGGAATTGCAAGTCTCCTTCAGTGGAGATGCATTTGAAGCTGCTATACATAAAATTCAGCACTATATTGGACAAGGTGATGTGTTCCAAGTGAACTTGTCTGTGCGTCAGGCGAAAAAGCTTTCGGCTGCACCGATTGCGATGTATGAGGCAGTTCGTTCGTTTAATCCTTCGCCGTATATGGCTTATATTGAAAGTGAAGATTTTGCCGTTGTTAGTGGCTCTCCGGAATTGCTTGTAAAGCGTAAAGGAAATGAGCTTTCAACAAGACCGATTGCTGGGACACGTCCGCGCGGAGCATCAGAAGAGCAGGATTTAGCGTTGGCCAATGAACTCATTGAACATGAAAAAGAGCGTGCAGAACATGTCATGCTAGTTGATTTGGAACGCAATGATTTAGGACGGGTGAGCAAATACGGGACGGTAGAAGTAAATGAGTTCATGGTGATTGAGCATTACTCACATGTAATGCATATTGTTTCGAATGTTCGAGGAGAAATTGCGCATGGAAAAACAAATGCGGATGTGATTCGGGCGATGTTCCCGGGTGGAACGATTACAGGGGCACCGAAAATCCGTACGATGGAAATTATTGAAGAGCTTGAGCCGGTACGCCGTGGTCTTTACACAGGATCGATCGGCTGGATTGGCTATACAGGCGATTTGGAATTAAACATCGTTATCCGTACAGCGTATATTCAAGATAGCATTGCATACATTCAGGCGGGCGCCGGAATAGTCATCGATTCGATTCCGGAAAACGAGTATATTGAATCAATGAATAAAGCGAAAGCAATGTGGCAGGCAAAAGCAATGGCAGAAGAGGTGAGCAAATGA
- the cysK gene encoding cysteine synthase A: MSKLANSVADLVGRTPIVKLNNATSENEGTVYVKLEYFNPGSSVKDRLALAMVEAAEKDGTLKPGGTIIEPTSGNTGIGLAMIAAAKGYKAVLVMPETMSLERRNLLRAYGADLVLTPGPEGMKGAIAKAEELSKSEGYFLPQQFKNEANAEIHRLTTGPEIAEAFEQEGLKLDAFVAGVGTGGTITGAGEVLKNKFPEIEIIAVEPKDSPILSGGNPGPHKIQGIGAGFIPDVLNTEVYDSVLPVENETAFEYARKVAREEGILAGISSGAAIYAAIETAKRLGKGKNVLAIIPSNGERYLSTPLYQFED; the protein is encoded by the coding sequence ATGAGTAAATTAGCAAATTCAGTGGCGGACTTAGTAGGTCGCACACCAATCGTAAAATTAAACAATGCAACAAGTGAAAATGAAGGTACAGTTTACGTAAAACTTGAATACTTTAACCCAGGTTCTTCAGTTAAAGACCGTTTAGCTTTAGCTATGGTTGAAGCGGCAGAAAAAGATGGCACATTAAAGCCAGGCGGCACAATCATCGAACCGACTTCTGGTAACACAGGTATCGGTTTAGCAATGATTGCAGCAGCTAAAGGCTATAAAGCAGTTTTAGTAATGCCTGAAACAATGTCATTAGAGCGTCGCAACCTTTTACGTGCTTATGGTGCTGACTTAGTATTAACACCAGGTCCAGAAGGTATGAAAGGTGCAATTGCAAAAGCAGAAGAATTATCTAAATCAGAAGGATACTTCTTGCCACAACAATTCAAAAACGAAGCAAACGCAGAAATTCACCGTTTAACAACAGGTCCTGAAATTGCGGAAGCATTCGAGCAAGAAGGCTTAAAATTAGATGCATTTGTTGCAGGTGTAGGTACTGGCGGTACAATTACTGGTGCAGGTGAAGTATTGAAAAATAAATTCCCTGAAATCGAAATCATCGCTGTTGAGCCTAAAGATTCTCCAATTCTTTCAGGCGGTAACCCTGGCCCACATAAAATTCAAGGTATTGGTGCAGGTTTCATTCCGGACGTATTAAACACAGAAGTATATGATTCTGTATTACCGGTTGAAAACGAAACAGCATTCGAATATGCACGTAAAGTAGCGCGCGAAGAAGGTATTTTAGCTGGTATTTCTTCAGGTGCAGCGATTTACGCAGCAATCGAAACTGCAAAACGTTTAGGTAAAGGCAAAAACGTATTAGCGATTATTCCATCAAACGGTGAGCGCTACTTATCAACACCTTTATACCAATTTGAAGACTAA
- a CDS encoding peptidyl-prolyl cis-trans isomerase, whose protein sequence is MKSNRNLHQTPQPTQNNLPYTQRRLKTKPTLMLLLLLLIGNLFWFVLWLLPSDEKTSEKEDGGGENIAAVEGDPITRQQWLAEMENRYGKETLQSLVNEAVMEKAAKKYKLDVKEEEIDLEIALLRSAQDSNDTTLHSLSPEQLRQKMRAQLILDKVLTNDIVVEEDEAKKYYEDNKSIYNIPTTHRTSMIIVNSKEDAERVEKELKDGSDFAVLAREHSLDTASASLGGDIGFISSSQSAVDPAILPEVEKLKEDETSKPFVLSDGRYAIVKVTENMEGQSFSFDEVEGHVKRQLALEQLPPSITPEAFWAEFNATWIYGESKN, encoded by the coding sequence ATGAAATCCAATCGTAATTTACACCAAACACCACAACCAACACAAAATAATTTACCGTACACACAACGACGCTTAAAAACAAAACCTACGTTGATGTTATTGTTACTATTGTTAATCGGAAATCTATTTTGGTTTGTGCTATGGTTACTCCCATCTGATGAAAAAACGTCAGAAAAAGAAGATGGCGGCGGCGAAAACATCGCTGCCGTCGAGGGAGATCCAATTACACGCCAACAATGGCTTGCTGAAATGGAAAACCGATATGGAAAAGAAACATTGCAGAGTTTAGTAAATGAAGCTGTTATGGAAAAAGCAGCGAAAAAATATAAACTCGATGTAAAAGAAGAAGAGATTGATTTAGAAATCGCCTTATTACGCTCGGCACAAGATTCAAATGATACAACTCTACATAGCTTATCTCCGGAGCAACTGCGTCAAAAAATGCGAGCTCAACTCATCCTCGATAAAGTATTAACAAATGATATTGTTGTAGAAGAGGATGAGGCTAAAAAATATTATGAAGACAATAAGTCGATTTATAATATTCCAACTACACACCGAACAAGTATGATTATCGTGAACTCAAAAGAGGACGCGGAACGAGTGGAAAAAGAGCTGAAGGACGGCTCTGATTTTGCGGTTCTGGCACGTGAACATTCATTGGATACAGCTTCGGCTAGTTTAGGCGGCGATATTGGCTTTATTTCATCAAGTCAATCGGCAGTCGATCCTGCAATTTTACCAGAAGTGGAAAAACTGAAGGAAGATGAAACTTCCAAACCATTTGTATTAAGTGATGGGCGCTATGCGATTGTCAAGGTTACAGAGAACATGGAAGGGCAGTCATTCAGCTTTGATGAAGTAGAAGGCCATGTAAAACGTCAGCTTGCTTTAGAACAGCTGCCACCTTCCATTACACCGGAAGCTTTCTGGGCAGAATTTAATGCCACATGGATTTACGGAGAATCCAAAAATTAA
- the hslO gene encoding Hsp33 family molecular chaperone HslO: protein MKDYLVRGIAYDGQVRAFATNTTETVGEAQRRHNTWPVVSAALGRSMTASVMMGAMLKGDDKITVKIEGNGPIGPMVIDADAKGDVRGFVTNPHVHFELNEQGKLDVRAGVGSQGALTVVKDLGLRDMFSGQTPIVSGEIAEDFTYYFASSEQVPSSVGLGVLVNPDNTILAAGGFIIQLMPGCDEETIEAIEKRLSSIEPVSKMIEKGYSPEQILEAVLGEGNVQILSSMPVQFQCQCSKERFGAAIISLGVGEIQEMIDEDGQAEAQCHFCLEKYHFDKSELEGFVNEIQS from the coding sequence ATGAAAGACTACTTAGTAAGAGGAATTGCATATGACGGACAAGTTCGTGCATTTGCAACAAATACAACTGAAACTGTAGGAGAAGCACAACGCCGCCATAATACATGGCCTGTAGTATCTGCTGCGCTTGGCCGTTCAATGACAGCATCTGTAATGATGGGTGCGATGTTAAAAGGGGACGACAAAATTACGGTAAAAATCGAAGGGAACGGTCCAATCGGTCCAATGGTTATCGATGCAGATGCCAAAGGAGATGTGCGCGGCTTCGTTACAAACCCACATGTTCACTTTGAATTAAATGAACAGGGGAAACTGGATGTACGTGCAGGTGTCGGTTCTCAGGGAGCACTTACAGTTGTTAAAGATTTAGGTTTACGTGATATGTTCTCAGGCCAAACACCGATTGTCTCAGGAGAAATCGCTGAAGACTTCACATACTACTTCGCTTCATCTGAACAGGTACCTTCTTCAGTAGGCCTAGGTGTATTAGTAAATCCGGATAATACAATTTTAGCTGCAGGTGGCTTTATCATTCAATTAATGCCTGGCTGTGATGAAGAAACGATCGAAGCAATTGAAAAACGTTTATCTTCAATTGAGCCTGTATCAAAAATGATTGAAAAGGGATATTCACCTGAGCAAATTTTAGAAGCGGTATTAGGAGAAGGAAACGTTCAAATTCTTTCATCAATGCCTGTACAGTTCCAATGTCAATGTTCAAAAGAGCGTTTTGGTGCGGCAATTATCAGTTTAGGTGTCGGTGAGATTCAGGAAATGATTGACGAAGATGGTCAAGCAGAAGCACAATGTCACTTCTGTTTAGAAAAGTACCACTTCGATAAAAGTGAACTTGAAGGCTTTGTGAATGAAATCCAATCGTAA
- a CDS encoding type III pantothenate kinase: protein MILVMNAGNSNIILGIYHQDKLIHHWRTETNIRKTEDEYAMQFKAFFAHEGISFEQVKGIIISSVVPPIMFALELMCKKYFSIQPLIVGPGVKTGLNIKYENPREVGSDRIVNAVAALQQYSGRPLIIIDFGTAITYCFINERGDYLGGAIAPGIAISTEALYTRAAKLPRIEIAHTSQVVAKNTVAAMQAGVFYGFLGQVEGIVSRMKAQSKEEPLVIATGGLAKLIANETQMIDVVDPFLTLKGLATIYKRNQ, encoded by the coding sequence GTGATTTTAGTAATGAATGCAGGTAACTCCAATATCATTTTAGGAATTTATCATCAGGATAAACTTATCCATCATTGGCGAACAGAAACAAACATACGAAAAACTGAAGATGAATATGCGATGCAATTTAAGGCGTTTTTTGCTCATGAAGGCATTTCATTTGAACAAGTAAAAGGGATTATTATATCCTCAGTTGTGCCACCTATAATGTTTGCACTTGAATTAATGTGTAAAAAATATTTCAGTATCCAGCCTTTAATTGTAGGGCCTGGTGTAAAAACAGGCTTGAATATAAAGTATGAAAACCCGCGTGAAGTTGGGTCAGACCGTATCGTGAATGCGGTTGCCGCATTACAGCAATATAGCGGCAGGCCACTAATTATTATCGATTTTGGTACAGCGATTACGTATTGCTTTATTAATGAGCGAGGCGATTATTTAGGGGGAGCCATTGCACCTGGTATTGCTATATCAACAGAGGCGCTCTATACGCGTGCTGCCAAATTACCTCGCATAGAAATTGCCCATACATCGCAAGTTGTGGCAAAGAATACGGTAGCTGCTATGCAGGCGGGTGTTTTTTACGGGTTTTTAGGACAAGTAGAAGGCATCGTCAGTCGTATGAAAGCTCAAAGTAAAGAAGAGCCCCTCGTAATTGCAACTGGCGGGCTGGCTAAATTAATCGCTAATGAAACCCAGATGATTGATGTTGTCGATCCGTTTTTGACACTCAAGGGACTTGCGACGATTTATAAAAGAAATCAATAG
- the ftsH gene encoding ATP-dependent zinc metalloprotease FtsH: MNRIFRYTIFYLLIFLVIIGIFGTFNGGKKTTENLDYYAFFEALESNEIASMDIQPERGVYKIVGQMRGAEEGETFTVNVLQNDQTSVDRILQVEEQVANGEYPGVEILEQPQTSGFVTFLTSIIPFVIIIILFFFLLSQSQGGGNKVMNFGKSKAKLFDDTKKKVRFNDVAGADEEKQELVEVVDFLKDHRKFTDIGARIPKGILLVGPPGTGKTLLARAVAGEAGVPFFSISGSDFVEMFVGVGASRVRDLFENAKKNAPCIIFIDEIDAVGRQRGAGLGGGHDEREQTLNQLLVEMDGFGANEGIIIIAATNRPDILDKALLRPGRFDRQITVGHPDVKGREAILKVHARNKPLSDTVDLAAVAQRTPGFSGADLENLLNEAALVAARKNKKSINMADIDEASDRVIAGPAKASRVYSPKEKKLVAFHEAGHVVVGLELDEADTVHKVTIVPRGQAGGYAIMLPKEERFFTTKQELLDRIAGLLGGRVAEEIVLGEVSTGAHNDFQKVTSIARAMVTEYGMSNSLGAVQYGSNQGGNPFLGRDFGSDQNYSDTVAYEIDKEVQRIVDEQYARTKRILTERRDLLDLIANTLIDKETLNAQQIEHLRDHGILPPEEAVVESELPKEQKEATPTIETAGNVSINKEVQGEKKSPTVEDLPKDVSDDRPQGIDEDRPK; the protein is encoded by the coding sequence ATGAATCGAATATTTCGATACACCATATTTTATTTACTAATATTTCTCGTGATTATCGGGATTTTTGGAACATTTAATGGTGGAAAAAAGACAACTGAAAACCTTGATTACTATGCGTTTTTTGAGGCTTTAGAGAGCAATGAGATTGCTTCTATGGACATACAGCCTGAAAGAGGCGTGTATAAGATTGTAGGTCAGATGAGAGGCGCTGAAGAAGGCGAAACTTTCACAGTGAACGTTTTACAAAATGACCAAACTTCTGTAGACCGTATTTTGCAAGTTGAAGAACAAGTTGCAAACGGTGAATATCCAGGAGTGGAAATTTTAGAACAACCACAAACAAGTGGGTTCGTAACATTCCTTACGAGCATCATTCCATTTGTCATCATTATTATTTTATTCTTCTTCTTACTAAGCCAATCGCAAGGTGGCGGTAATAAGGTGATGAACTTCGGGAAGTCAAAAGCTAAGCTATTTGATGACACGAAGAAAAAAGTTCGTTTCAATGACGTGGCAGGTGCCGACGAAGAGAAACAAGAACTAGTTGAAGTAGTAGATTTCTTAAAAGATCACCGTAAATTCACTGATATCGGTGCACGTATTCCTAAAGGGATTCTATTAGTAGGTCCTCCAGGTACAGGTAAAACATTACTTGCACGTGCTGTTGCCGGTGAAGCGGGCGTACCATTCTTCTCGATTTCAGGTTCTGATTTCGTAGAGATGTTCGTCGGTGTCGGTGCATCTCGTGTTCGTGACTTATTTGAAAACGCTAAGAAAAATGCCCCATGTATCATTTTCATCGATGAGATTGATGCAGTAGGTCGTCAACGTGGTGCAGGTCTTGGTGGTGGACACGATGAGCGTGAACAAACATTAAACCAATTACTAGTTGAAATGGATGGTTTCGGTGCAAACGAAGGTATTATTATCATCGCTGCAACAAACCGCCCGGATATTCTAGATAAAGCATTATTACGTCCGGGTCGTTTTGACCGTCAAATTACAGTTGGTCACCCAGACGTAAAAGGCCGTGAAGCAATCCTTAAAGTACATGCACGCAATAAGCCATTATCAGATACAGTTGATTTGGCAGCTGTTGCACAACGTACACCAGGATTCTCAGGTGCAGATTTAGAAAACTTGTTAAACGAAGCAGCACTAGTAGCAGCTCGTAAAAACAAAAAATCAATAAACATGGCTGATATTGATGAAGCTTCTGACCGCGTAATTGCCGGTCCTGCAAAAGCAAGCCGTGTATACTCTCCAAAAGAGAAAAAGCTTGTTGCATTCCATGAAGCTGGTCACGTAGTGGTCGGTCTTGAATTGGATGAAGCAGATACTGTTCATAAAGTAACGATTGTCCCTCGTGGTCAAGCTGGTGGTTATGCCATCATGTTACCGAAAGAAGAGCGTTTCTTCACAACGAAGCAAGAGTTACTTGACCGTATTGCCGGATTGCTTGGCGGACGTGTTGCGGAGGAAATCGTGCTTGGCGAAGTATCAACAGGTGCACATAATGACTTCCAGAAAGTAACGAGCATTGCACGTGCAATGGTAACAGAATACGGAATGAGCAATAGTCTTGGTGCTGTTCAATACGGCTCAAACCAAGGCGGTAACCCATTCTTAGGTCGTGACTTCGGTTCAGATCAAAATTATTCTGATACAGTAGCATATGAAATTGATAAAGAAGTTCAGCGTATCGTTGATGAGCAATATGCCCGTACGAAACGTATTTTAACAGAGCGTCGTGATTTACTAGATTTAATCGCAAATACGTTAATTGATAAAGAAACGTTAAATGCACAGCAAATCGAACATTTACGCGACCACGGTATATTACCTCCTGAAGAGGCGGTAGTAGAATCTGAGCTTCCAAAAGAACAAAAAGAAGCAACACCAACAATTGAAACTGCTGGTAATGTTTCGATCAACAAAGAAGTTCAAGGTGAAAAGAAATCACCAACAGTTGAAGATTTACCGAAAGACGTTTCAGATGATCGCCCGCAAGGCATCGATGAAGACCGTCCAAAATAA
- the hpt gene encoding hypoxanthine phosphoribosyltransferase — protein sequence MIQNDIEKIMITEEQIQERIKELGAQLTEEYKDMFPLAVGVLKGAMPFMTDLMKRFDSYVELDFMDVTSYGNATVSSGEVKILKDLNTSVEGRDVIIIEDIIDSGLTLSYLVDLFKYRKAKSIKIVTLLDKPSGRKVELNADVVGFEVPDGFVVGYGLDYAEKYRNLPYIGILKREVYSF from the coding sequence ATGATTCAAAATGACATCGAAAAAATTATGATTACAGAAGAACAAATCCAGGAACGTATTAAAGAGCTTGGCGCTCAATTGACAGAGGAATACAAAGACATGTTCCCATTAGCTGTCGGGGTGCTAAAAGGTGCAATGCCATTTATGACGGATCTGATGAAACGTTTCGATTCTTATGTAGAGCTGGACTTTATGGATGTTACTTCATATGGGAATGCAACTGTTTCATCTGGAGAAGTAAAAATTCTTAAAGACTTAAATACAAGTGTTGAAGGTCGCGATGTCATTATTATTGAAGACATTATCGACAGTGGTTTAACTTTAAGCTATTTAGTGGATTTATTTAAATACCGTAAAGCAAAATCGATTAAAATCGTAACGTTACTGGATAAGCCATCTGGTCGTAAAGTGGAATTGAATGCAGATGTTGTTGGCTTCGAAGTTCCGGACGGTTTTGTTGTAGGCTACGGTCTAGATTATGCAGAGAAATATCGTAACTTACCTTACATTGGAATTTTAAAACGTGAAGTATACTCATTCTAA
- the tilS gene encoding tRNA lysidine(34) synthetase TilS: MHTLEHQVLAYIKEQQLIKSGDKLLIACSGGVDSMALLSFFYHFRNYFQIELAVAHVDHMLRGEQSAQDLQFVEQACNDWAIPFYSCAIPIAEIHKKEGGNIQAICRKERYHFFETVMHTHKFSKLVTAHHADDQLESMLMALTKASSLNGLKGILPSRKFQQFTVIRPFLMVTKDEIGEYLHSKGHLYREDPSNAKNNYTRNRFRHNVVPVLKEENPLVSRHAVHIAQQLLDDDSYLMELAEERFSKLFQKVDKNCYKVKVSELQKEPLALQRRLILILLSYLYNDSNTIQSYALCTTILTLFSTSDGSRILDLPENFIARQQYDEVVFEYKQQDLPTSNQQIALNEWCVLGTMRIYIGELARCDEDLLQKYPHHFFTASTVSFPLFVRAPKQGDRILLQGMPHQKKVSRIFIDDKIPLTKRASWPLLVDANDDLLAIVAVRVNNKFSNVKSALHEMVLLVDSNERL, from the coding sequence ATGCACACTTTAGAACATCAAGTATTAGCGTATATAAAAGAGCAGCAGCTTATTAAAAGTGGAGATAAACTATTAATTGCTTGTTCAGGAGGCGTTGATTCAATGGCGCTTCTTTCTTTTTTTTATCATTTCCGAAACTATTTTCAAATTGAGCTCGCCGTGGCGCATGTTGACCATATGCTGCGCGGCGAACAATCTGCTCAAGACCTCCAATTTGTTGAGCAAGCATGTAATGACTGGGCGATACCTTTCTATAGCTGTGCGATACCCATTGCGGAAATCCACAAAAAAGAAGGCGGAAACATTCAGGCGATTTGCCGGAAGGAACGCTATCATTTCTTTGAAACCGTCATGCATACACATAAGTTTTCAAAATTAGTAACGGCACATCATGCGGACGATCAGCTCGAATCAATGTTAATGGCATTGACGAAAGCGAGTTCACTAAACGGATTGAAAGGTATTTTACCGTCACGTAAATTTCAACAATTTACCGTAATTCGTCCTTTTTTGATGGTTACAAAAGACGAAATTGGGGAATATTTACATAGTAAAGGTCATTTATACCGTGAAGATCCAAGCAATGCAAAGAATAACTATACCCGTAATCGTTTCCGTCACAATGTCGTCCCAGTCTTGAAGGAAGAAAACCCCCTTGTTTCCCGGCACGCAGTCCACATTGCACAGCAGCTTTTAGATGATGATTCGTATTTAATGGAGCTTGCAGAAGAGCGTTTTTCGAAGCTTTTTCAGAAAGTCGACAAAAATTGTTATAAAGTGAAGGTTTCGGAACTGCAAAAAGAGCCACTTGCTTTACAAAGAAGGCTCATTTTAATACTATTAAGTTATCTTTATAACGATTCAAATACGATTCAAAGCTACGCACTTTGTACGACGATTTTGACGTTATTCTCAACGTCGGATGGAAGTCGTATACTTGATTTACCGGAGAATTTTATTGCGCGTCAACAATACGATGAAGTTGTATTTGAATATAAGCAGCAGGACTTGCCGACATCAAATCAACAAATCGCTTTGAATGAGTGGTGTGTGCTTGGAACGATGCGCATATATATTGGGGAACTTGCACGATGTGATGAGGACTTACTGCAAAAGTATCCGCATCACTTTTTCACCGCATCAACTGTATCGTTTCCCTTATTCGTAAGGGCTCCCAAACAAGGGGATCGTATTTTGCTACAAGGTATGCCGCATCAGAAAAAAGTATCTCGCATTTTTATTGATGACAAGATTCCTTTAACAAAAAGAGCTAGCTGGCCATTGTTAGTCGATGCTAATGATGACCTTTTAGCGATAGTAGCTGTACGCGTTAACAATAAATTTTCTAATGTAAAGTCGGCATTGCATGAAATGGTGCTTCTTGTCGATAGCAATGAACGTCTTTAG